A single window of Methanobacteriaceae archaeon DNA harbors:
- a CDS encoding zinc ribbon domain-containing protein: MFCTECGAANIDEAKYCQECGNILTTNNTEKEQIQTKNEKFDILMRNSGFLTIGLGAFIGLFNINAGLLTIFLGALMLLLKKVVLLPVIGTLILLAGIYNIFSGNNFGLIQFFMAITFFYSSYQYRDLI; this comes from the coding sequence ATGTTCTGTACGGAATGCGGTGCTGCTAACATTGACGAAGCGAAATACTGTCAGGAATGTGGAAACATTCTAACTACGAATAATACAGAAAAAGAGCAGATTCAAACTAAAAATGAAAAGTTTGATATTTTAATGAGAAATTCCGGGTTTCTTACCATTGGATTAGGAGCATTTATAGGTTTATTTAATATAAATGCAGGATTATTAACCATTTTTTTGGGTGCTCTTATGCTTCTATTAAAGAAAGTTGTACTATTGCCAGTTATTGGCACCCTAATTCTTCTGGCTGGAATCTACAACATTTTTTCAGGTAATAATTTTGGTTTGATCCAGTTTTTTATGGCCATTACATTTTTTTATAGTTCCTATCAATACAGAGACCTAATCTAG